The following DNA comes from Calorimonas adulescens.
GTCCTGTGGACGAAAGCTGCCGTCTGGGTATCCGCCAGCAATCCCCAGCGCCTTGGCTGCATTGATAAAACCTCTTGCCCAAGGAGATATCTTTTTATCGTCAGTGTATCCTGTATTTTTATCGTTACCATCCTGCACCAGGGCTGATGCTGATGTGGTGGCTACGATAGCTGTTATGGCTTGCTCGCGGGTCAAAGGCTTATCTGGACCAAAGGTATATTCAGTCAAGCCGGTCATATAACCGGCTGCTACCACAGAATCTATGCCTGACTTTCCCCAGTAGTCAGCAGGGACGTCCCTAAAGGATGCAGGTTTTTCCGGGATATCAAGCCTGTAGACCCTGGCCATGATGTTGGCAAACTCTCCTCTTGTCACCTTGTCGTCGGGGCCAAACATTCCGTTTCCGCGTCCCCCCAGTATGCCCCTGTTGGTAAGGTCTGTAATGGCCTCTCTGGCCCATGAATTTTCAATGTCGGTGTATGGATATGAATTCTGGGCAAAGGCAAGAGCTGTGTTTGAAAAGACTAATAGTATGGCTATAGCTATAATAAATTTTCTTTTCATATCATACCTCCTTGTCTCACTGGATTATATCATTTTAATGTTACAGAAATATTACAGTTTAACTACAGATTGGTTAAAACTATTACAGGTGGTGCATCATAATGGTTGGCAGCTATATCAACTTCATCAGACTGGCATCAACGAGAGGCGCTTATATACCAGAATTGACGAACTTTTTATGCTAAATATCTAAAAATATTCGGATTAGCTATTGATTTATCCATTCTGTTCTGGTAATATACTCAAGGGGCATAACCCTACCATGAGGAGGGATAGATATGGAATATGATGTGATTATTGTTGGTGCCGGACCGGCAGGCATTTTTGCTTCTTATGAGCTTATGGAAAAGAGGCCTGGCCTCAAGGTGCTGCTACTTGAAAAAGGTCGAAACATAGAGGGCAGAAACTGTCCGATGGGAAGGGGTACAAGCTGCAGCGACTGCAACCCATGTTCCATCACCAGCGGTTTTGGCGGGGCAGGGGCCTTTAGTGACGGCAAGCTGACCCTTACCTCTGAGTTTGGTGGGGTGCTGGACGAATATATAGGGAAAAATGAGGTTGTAAACCTGATAAGGTACATTGACGATGTATACGTAAGGTTTGGTGCAATCACGGAGGTGCATGGCAGGGACGGGGAAAAGATAAAAGAACTCAGCAAAAAGGCTGCTGCCGCAGACCTTAAGTTTATACCTGCAGAAATAAAACACCTGGGAACAGAAAAGTGCTATGAGATATTGAAAAATATGCAGGCTTACCTGAAGGACAGGGTGGAACTTAAGACCAGTTGTTGTGTAAATAATATAATTGTAAAGGATGGTAGGGTAACCGGCGTTTCCACAGACAGGGGTGACTTTTACGGAAGGTTTGTAATGGTTGCGCCAGGAAGAAACGGGGCAGGCTGGTTCAGAGACCAGTGTGAAAAACTCGGGCTTACCACGCGCAACAATGCAGTGGATATAGGAGTCAGGGTAGAGGTGCCAGCAGAGATAATGGAGGACATCACCGATGCCGTATATGAGTCAAAACTCGTATACTATACCAAATCTTTTGATGACAGAGTGAGGACCTTTTGTATGAATCCATACGGTGAGGTGGTGGAGGAGAATGTGGACGGGCTAAAGACGGTAAATGGCCATAGCTATAGGGATAAGAAGACTTCGAATACCAACTTTGCTTTGCTTGTCTCAAAGGAGTTTACCGAACCCTTTCATGAGCCCATTGACTATGGCAAGTATATTGCAAGGCTTGCCAATATGCTGGGCGAGGGTGTTATAGTGCAGCGGCTGGGGGATCTTTTGGACGGGAGGAGGTCTACACCGGAAAGGATAAAGAGGGGACTCTTAGAACCTACCCTCAAGGCGGCAGTCCCGGGGGATTTGAGTCTTGTGCTTCCATACAGGCATCTTACTGATATAATTGAGATGCTTCAGGCTTTGGACAAGATAGCCCCGGGGATTTACTCCAAACATACGCTGCTCTATGGGGTCGAGGTGAAGTTTTATTCTTCAAGGGTGAACCTTACAGAAGGCTTGGAAACTGAGATAGAAAATCTTTATGCAGCGGGAGATGGGGCAGGTGTAAGCCGTGGCCTGGCCCAGGCGTCGGCCTCGGGGGTACTGGTTGCAAGGCAAATACTGGAAAGGATGGTGGGATAAATGGGTGTTAGGTGCATAATAGGTGCCCAGTGGGGTGATGAAGGCAAGGGAAAGATAACAGACTACTTAGCGGAAAGGTCCGAGGTGGTTGCGAGGTATCAAGGTGGAAGCAATGCCGGCCACACGGTAGACAGGGATGGCCAGGTCTATAAGCTGCATTTGGTGCCCTCTGGCATCCTCTATAATAACTGCATGAATATAATAGGTAACGGGGTCGTAGTGGATCCGCCTGAGCTGTTGGAAGAGATAGATGGACTGAAAAAGCACGGCCTTGGTGTGGAAAACCTCAGGATTTCTGACAGGGCACATGTTGTTATGCCCTACCACAGGGTTTTGGACAGGCTCATAGAGGGCAGCCATGGTGGCAGGGAGATAGGTACTACCCTCAGGGGTATAGGCCCCGCCTATACAGACAAATATGCCAGGTGTGGCATACGTATGCACGAACTCATAAATGCGGATGTGTTCAGGGCCAAGGTGGAATTGCTCTTGCAGGATAAAAACAGGCTGATTAAAGATATCTATGGCGGTGAGGTTATAGACAGCTCATTTATTGACGAATACATCGAATATGGCAGGAGATTGAAACCTTATGTGGTAGATACCTCAGCTCTTATATATGAGTATATAAAGGATGGCAAGGAGGTGCTTCTCGAAGGGGCACAGGGCACACTGCTGGACATCGACCATGGGACATACCCTTATGTTACATCCTCCAATCCAGCAGCCGGAGGGGCATGTACAGGACTCGGCATAGGGCCGACCCTTATTGACGAGGTGATAGGGGTAGCCAAGGCATATACTACAAGGGTTGGCAGGGGGCCCTTCCCTACAGAGATAGAAGGTGAGGTTGGAGACTACATCAGGGACAGGGGGTATGAGTTTGGGACAACTACGGGCAGGCCCAGAAGGGTTGGATGGCTTGACCTGGTTGTCTTAAGGTATGCTGTGAGGGTAAATGGCTTAACCTCCATAGCCCTTACCAAGCTGGACACCCTGGATGGACTGGAGGGTATTGATGTCTGTACGGCATACCGCATAGATGGCAGGAGTGTCTATGATTTTCCCTCAGACCTGGACGCTTTAAACAGGGCAAAGCCTGAATACCATGTCATGAAGGGTTGGGATGCGGATATTTCGGGGGCAAGAAAATTCTCTGACCTTCCCGAGGAGGCGAGGGAATATATAGAGTTCATAGAGGACAACGTAGGTGTCTCTGTGAACATTATATCAGTGGGTCCCGAAAGACATCAGACTATTGTAAGGTAGCCAGATGAATGAGGATACTATGATTAAAGAAACGGGGAGCGCAAGCTCCCCGTTTCTTTAATCATAGTATCCTTTTTTACACCTTACCATGAAGTAATAGAACAGAATAAGCAGTGGCACGGTTACCCACTGGGTCAGAGTTAGAAACCCGAACCCCCAGGTTTCATTTATGTATTTTACAATAAATAACGGGTTTTCTCTCACTGTCTCCTCAAAGATACCCCTCAGGAGCTGATAATAAAAAAGGAAAGACCAGAACTGGTACCCGTTAGGAGGGTCCTTCTCCTGTACGTAGAAATATCTGATCAGAAGTATGAGGCCGATAGCTGAGCCCACAAGTTGTGCAGGCCATCTGCCGAAAGAGAAGGCTGTCATCCTACCAAGGACCTCACCGTTAAATATATTTCCTATCCTGACCAGTATATTTCCTATGGATAACCCCGGCACCACCAGGTCTGCCAGCATGAAGAGGTTGAGGTTTTTGCGCCTTGTATACCACCAGCCTGCAAGGAAACCGCCCAGAAGGCCGCCGTGCCAGGCCAGGCCGCCCTCGTAAATCTTGAGCACCTGTATGGGGTCGTTTATAAACCAGCCCGGATAGTTGGCGAGGACAAACATGAGCCTTGCGCCAATGACGCCGAATATAACCACAAGTAATACTATATTGTAAAGGTCGTCCTCATCTACACCTCTCTTTTTTCCCTCCCGGAAGAAATATATCATCCCAAGGAGTATGGATAACGCCATGAAGATTCCATACCAGCGCACCTGTATAGGGCCTACGCTGAAGGCTATAGGGTTTAAGTTTAAATACATATGGTTTCTCCTTCCTATGTAGTCTATACCCATTATACTACAATTTATATTGCCAACAAAGGGTTCTAATATTCATTGTGCCTAATAGTAATATAATAGATAAGAAAGGGGGTCTGGATATATTGAAGAAATACATAAACTATATACTGGTTGCCGTTTTACTGCTGATGGTGGTGGGAGTGTATGTCTATCTTGCGGCAGAGAACGACACAACCTATATAATAGACGCTCAGCTTGATGGACAGGTAATGGCCCTTACCGGTAGGGAAACGGTAAATTATATAAATAAAGAGGATGTGCCGTTAAAAGAGATATACTTCCATGTATATCCGAATGCTTTCAGGGACGAGACTACAGCACCGTTTCCTGCGGAGGAAATGGGCCAGGCCTATCCCGATGGCTTTTCACCGGGCTATATGGATATATTGAGTGTGAGGGTAGGGGATGAGGATGTTCGATTCAGTGTTGAAGACACGGTGATGAAGGTGACACTTCCCCATGAGTTATACCCGGGGAGAAAAATTGACATAAGGATTAACTTTGTGGTGAAACTGCCGCCCAGTGATGGCAGGTTTGGCTATGGAAGGTATACAGTCAGGCTGGCGAACTGGTATCCTATTGTGAGTGTATATGACAGTGATGGATGGAACTTAGACCCTTACTATGCCATAGGAGACCCATTCTACAGCGATGTGTCCGACTATACGGTTAGGTTTGTAGCCCCGGCTGGATACACCATAGCCTCAACGGGGACAGCAAGGTACGAACAGAGTCAAGGCAGCGGCTTGTGGATTATAAAGGCATCAGATGTCAGGGATATGGCCATAGTCCTATCAGACAAGTTCAAGGTAAAAAGCGGAGAGTATAAGGGCACAAGGGTAAACTCCTATTATCTTGGAGATGACGATATAGGCGAGAGGTCATTAAGATATGCTGTTGACGCCATAAAATATTTCAGCGAAACTTTTGGCAGGTATCCCTACAGGGAGTATGATGTAGTGGCAGCGGACTTCTATATAGGTGGGATGGAGTATCCACAGCTTGTGGTGATAGATAGGATGCTTTACAATAAGAGGAATATATTCACATTGGAAGAGGTGATTGCCCATGAGACAGCTCATCAATGGTGGTACGGAGTGGTCGGCAACGACGAGGTGGATGAGCCCTGGCTTGATGAAGCCCTGACGGAGTTTTCCACTGTCATGTACTTTGAAAACTATTATGGGAATGAGGTGGCAGAGAGGTTCTGGAGGGCATACGATACTATTGTTAAAAAATATGATAACAGCCACAGGAGCGTAACAGACTCCATAGAAAAGTTCAAAGATGAAAGTGAATATGGAGCTATTGTATATGAAAAGGGCGCCATTGGGCTTAAGAATATAAGAGACCAGCTTGGAGAGAAGGTATTTGTCAAGGGGCTGAAGGAGTACTACAGGAAGTATAAATTTAAAAACGCCACTACACAGGACCTTATAGAGTCTCTGAATAGGGCGTCAGGAAAGGACATAAGCAGTTATTTTAAGGAGGAGGTAGGTATATTATATGACCTTAACCTTTTTGAGCCTGATGTCCTCGCCATAAAAGGCATATAGCCTAAAGTTGCCAAAAATTCTTGAACATATTCTTTCGGGGTATGTATTTACGACTTCCTCTAAATTAAAGTTGGTCGATATAAGCATTTTTTTTTCAGAAAGAAGCCTGCTGTTGATAATGTTGAATATGACCTGTTCGCTGTAAGCAGTAGCGGGTTCCGTGCCTAGGTCATCCATTATGAGCAGGTCGCAGCCGTTGATGAGCTCGGCCTCTTCACTTGCCTCTCCGAAGGCGGCTTTTCTAAGCATTTCCACTAAGTTGGGTACTGTCTGATAGATTACGGTATAGCCCCTCTCTATCAGGTCTTTTGCTATACAGTGTGACAGGAAGGTCTTCCCCAAGCCGGAATTGCCGTAAAAGAAGAGACTTTCTTTGACATTGCTGAAATTGTTTACAAACCTTATACAGTCAAGATAGATGTTTTCCATGTTTTTCCTTGGGGACTTTGGATAGTCTCCAAATGGAAGGTCAGAATAAAGGCTAAGGTCAAAGTTTTCAAAGTTCTCGTATTGCAGGATGTTTCTGAGGTGTGAGAGGTCATAGAGGTTCTCGATAAGTGCCTGTTTGAGACAGTGACACATTGTGCCGTTTACATAACCTGTGTCCTGGCAGTCTTTGCACTCATACTGGACAGTAAGATAGTCCTGGGGCAGTCCGTGGGTTTTCATGATGGTGTACTTTTCTTTTTTCAGGCTTTCAAGCCTTTTTTTGAGCTCGTCCAGTATGAGGTCGCATTTTTCCGGTAAGCGGAAGGCCTCATTTATCTTTTCTATACCTATGGACGATATCTCTTCGTCGATCTCCCGTATGCGTGGAATTTTTTTGTATACCTGCTCTCTTCTTAAAAGATAATCTTTAAATGCAGTGTCTCTTTTTTTTTGGTATTCTGTAAGAATCTTGTTGAGCGGACTATTCACCGGAGCTGCTCCTTTCTAAAAGCCGTTTTTCCAGCTCTTTTATATCATAGCTCCTCTGATTGTAACTGTTAAAGTAATGTTTTGGCGCAACATAGCCGGTTGTCTTCTTGGGCTTTGAGGAAATGTTCTGGTTTTTGTTGGTCAGAACCTTGTTTATATAATTAAAGTTTGGTTTGTTTATATTCATTATGCAGATATTACAGGCTTCAAGTATATCATCATCGCTGACGTTAAGTTCATCCAACCACCTGTTTATCATGTTTTTATGTGCCTCTGCTATTTCTTCTGAATTGAGGCCAAGAGTCTGGTATACCTTTTTATATATATTCCAGCGTTTTTCTTCATTTTTCAGATGTTTTTCCACGTCGAAGCCATTTCTGATACCTGCGTCAAACCAGCCCTGTGCTACTCTTGCCATGTAATTAATATTGACCTTCTTCTTTTGCAGGCAATATTCCACAAGGAGCACCAGGACCTCCATGGAAAAGTGGTATTTATCCAGCCATTCTAAAAATGTCTCCATCTCCCTGGGAGAGAGAGGGCGCCCTAACTGGTTTTCTATGTAGCTGAACATTGCTTCCAGTTCTGATTCTGCATAGACATTTTCATCTTTTGGTGTATAATTTATTGATTCCGGGGAAACATAGATAATGCTGCTGATATTTCCTCCATTGGATTTATATTGTATTAATCCCTGGGATGCCCAGTAGTCTAAAGCCATCTTTAGGGATTCTGTATCCATATTAAGCATTTTGGCCATATCTGATGGGTCCGTCTTAATGCCTTGATACAAAAGGTAAAGGCCAAGTATGTATACCTTGATATAATCTCCGGGTGAATCTGCCAGATACCTGGTTATAAAGGAATTGGAAATGGGTGTGCTGCCTATACCACTGTCATCAAAACAAAACTCCAACATGTTCATCCCCCTCTAAAATATTATACCATAGAGTTTCGCTCCTGGACTAATATATTTTTATATATTTATAAATGATATTGAGTAGATATCTTACGATATGATATTTAAGAAAAGTTTGTAATTTTATTATAACAATAAGTAAAAAATTTTTTGAAGAGGTCTTTCCACAGCTTCCATATTATATTATAATTAGAAGTTGTGAGTTGTAAAACGGAAGAAAGGAGTTGTGGTATGGGGACATGGGATAAGGTTATGAGTAAGATGCTGAAGGATAAAAGACTGCCACCGATAATTTTAGCCCTGTTTGCCTTTCTGATGTTTTTGGGCTATTTTTCCGGCTTTGCATATGCAGTCGTTGTGGATGGAGAAACGATTGGATATGTAAAGCAGGAGACGCAGGCCGAAAAGGCTATTGCTGAGGCAAAGAAGTACATAAAGTCTAAATATGGTCTGGAGGTTTCAACCTCCAACGAGGTGGAGTTTAAAAGGGCCAGGCCTAAGGCAGATGAGATACTGGGACAGGAAGAGCTAAAGAGGGCATTCCTGAAGAGTTTAGACTTCAAGGTTGCCGCTGCGGTCATATACGTAGATGGGAAGAAAATTGCTGTGGTAGAGAGCAGGTCTGCAGCAGAAAAGTTATTAGATGATATTAAGTCACAGCTCTCTGGCGGGGCTGGTAACGCCTATTTTAAGGAAAAAGTTGAGATAAAGGACGCGGATGTTAATGTGGGTGAGATATCCTCTGAGAGTGCTGCTGCGTCTATGCTTCTTAAAAGTGACCAGATGACAACATATATCGTAAAACAGGGTGACACACTCTGGGATATTGCATCGGCTAATAACACCACGGTTGATAGGCTTATGGCTTTAAACCCCGATGTAAAAGAAAAGGCCATGCAGCCGGGTGATACCATAATCCTGGACAAACCCAAGCCTGCTGTTACAGTAGTTACCAAAGAGGTGGCTGAATATGAGATGCCTATCCCCTTTGATGTAGAAAATGTGGAGGACAATTCGTTACCGATAAGAGTGACCAGGGTTAAACAGCAGGGAGTAGAAGGTAAAAAACAGGTAAAGGCAGAGATAGTTAAGGAAAATGGCGTGGAAGTTGCAAGGAATATCCTGGAAGAGAAGATAATTTCACAGCCCGTAAAGAAAATAGTAAGGGTTGGCACGAACAGGACGCTGGCGTCAGGGGTTTTCTCCTATCCGGTGGCTGGTGTCCTTACATCCAGGTTTGGCCAGAGGTGGGGCCGTGAGCATACAGGTGTGGACCTTGCGGTACCAATTGGGACAAAGGTTAAGGCCTCTGATGGCGGTAAGGTGATATTTACTGGACGCTCTGGCGGCTATGGTCTCCTGGTCAAGATAGACCATGGTAACGGATATGTCACCTACTATGGCCACCTGAGCAAGATACTTGTAAAGGATGGCGACAGGGTTGCCAAAGGGGATGTGATAGCCCTGTCTGGCAATACCGGAAACACCACGGGGCCACACCTCCACTTTGAGGTAAGGAAGAACGGGGTCCCTCAAAATCCACTGACATATTTGAATAAGTGATTTTGCCTTGAGACCTTGTATACGATGATAATGACATAAACTGGATTATACTTCTATTAGACAAAGCCCCCGAATGTCTATATAATTGAAATGTAGATAAGGGGGCTTTTCTCATGAAAAGACTTTCTTCCGCTTTGCTTTTAGTGATAGCGCTATTTTTTACGTTTGAGCTTACACACCTCATTGTAGACGATATTGCAAAGGGAAATTATCCTGTGTGTTTTACGGAGGGCGTGGCCCTGTTAGAGGAATACAGAATAAATGGATTTATGTGGGGAGATAGCCTGGATGGTGATGACCATCCGTATAAAGTGGAAGAACTTACCAGTTCATTTAACTACCTGGATGCGGAAAAGGCATACAGGCGTTCTTTTGAGATAGTGAAAGGCATATCTGATGAAAAAGGTTTTACCGCTGTTTTGGATGTTATAAAATATTTAGGCGAGGGGAAGAGCTTTCCATCGGCGATTGATGCGATAGAGCTGGAAATAAATTATCTTGACAGCTTTTAGCAGGAATTGAGCTTTTTATGTAGAATTATATAGCGGGGTGATATATATGGAGTCGAAGATACTGGTAGTGGATGATGAAAAGCCGATAGTTGACATACTCAAGTATAACCTCGAAAAGGATGGCTACAAGGTCCTTATAGCCTATGATGGCGAAGAGGCTATCAGGATTGCCACATCGGAAGAACCGGACCTTATTTTACTGGATATAATGCTGCCGAAGATAGACGGTTTTTCTGTATGCAAGACATTGAGGCAAAAATTAAACACCCCCATATTGATGGTGACTGCTAAAGAGGAAGAGGTTGACAAGGTGCTGGGTTTAGAGCTCGGGGCCGATGATTATATTGTAAAGCCGTTTAGCATGAGGGAGCTTGCTGCCAGGATTAAGGCCAATTTAAGAAGAGTACAGATGAGTGAGGATGCAGACGGCAAGTCAATAACATATGGGGATTTGGTGATAGATTTAGACAAGTATGTGGTCAGAAAAAAAGGCAAGCAGATTGATCTCACCTCCAGAGAGTTTGAGCTACTTAAATTTCTGGCTATTAACAAGGGTCAGGTCTTTTCAAGAGATACGCTTTTAGAAAAGGTATGGGGTTATGAATACTATGGTGATATGAGGACTGTAGACGTCACCATAAGGAGGCTGAGAGAGAAGATAGAAGAAGACCCGGGCAGTCCTCGGTACATATGTACTAAGAGAGGTGTTGGTTATTACTTCGGTGAAGAGTAAGGGGTATTTAAGTATTCAATGGAAAATTGTTACCATTTACATACTCCTCATACTGGTGGCAATGGAGATAGCCGGTTATTATATCCTCAGGTCTTTCGACGATTATGAGAAGGATAAACTGCTTGCGCAGTTGCAGTCGCAGGCTGCCAATCTATCATGGACATTTAAGGATAACCTCTCAAACGCTGATATAAATGATGTCAAGGATATATATATCTATCAGGGTTCTGACCTCAAGAGCATATACATACTTGACCGAGATGGGAGGGTAATTACAGGCACCGATAATAGTGTTACCCGACTGCTTACCCCTGCAGTGATGGCAGCCTTTAAGGGTTCTGCCACCAAGGAGGATGGCGAGGATGCTGCTACCGGAGAGGGACTCTTGAGCCTTGCGTGGCCGATAAAAAATTCCGACGGGATAGTGGAGGGTGCTGTCTATCTTACGGCCTCAACAAGAAGTATTAATTCCACCTTAAATGACGTAAGGGTTATCCTCTTGGGTGCTACTGCCGTTGCCATGGGTATTACGGCAGCCCTTGGTTTTTTGCTGTCTAAGACTATAGCTGACCCTGTGAAAGAGGTTACAGACAAGGCAGAGAGTATAGCTGCCGGTAATTTTAACGAGAGGGTCAATGTAAGGTCCAATGATGAGATAGGCAAACTGGGAGAAATGTTCAATTACATGAGCGACCGTATAGTGGATATGTTGGATGAGATAGCAAGGGATAAGAGCAGGGACGAGGCCATTTTAAAGTATATGAGCGACGGTGTTGTGGCCATAAAGCGGGATGGTACAATATTGGTGGCCAA
Coding sequences within:
- a CDS encoding NAD(P)/FAD-dependent oxidoreductase — translated: MEYDVIIVGAGPAGIFASYELMEKRPGLKVLLLEKGRNIEGRNCPMGRGTSCSDCNPCSITSGFGGAGAFSDGKLTLTSEFGGVLDEYIGKNEVVNLIRYIDDVYVRFGAITEVHGRDGEKIKELSKKAAAADLKFIPAEIKHLGTEKCYEILKNMQAYLKDRVELKTSCCVNNIIVKDGRVTGVSTDRGDFYGRFVMVAPGRNGAGWFRDQCEKLGLTTRNNAVDIGVRVEVPAEIMEDITDAVYESKLVYYTKSFDDRVRTFCMNPYGEVVEENVDGLKTVNGHSYRDKKTSNTNFALLVSKEFTEPFHEPIDYGKYIARLANMLGEGVIVQRLGDLLDGRRSTPERIKRGLLEPTLKAAVPGDLSLVLPYRHLTDIIEMLQALDKIAPGIYSKHTLLYGVEVKFYSSRVNLTEGLETEIENLYAAGDGAGVSRGLAQASASGVLVARQILERMVG
- a CDS encoding adenylosuccinate synthase; this translates as MGVRCIIGAQWGDEGKGKITDYLAERSEVVARYQGGSNAGHTVDRDGQVYKLHLVPSGILYNNCMNIIGNGVVVDPPELLEEIDGLKKHGLGVENLRISDRAHVVMPYHRVLDRLIEGSHGGREIGTTLRGIGPAYTDKYARCGIRMHELINADVFRAKVELLLQDKNRLIKDIYGGEVIDSSFIDEYIEYGRRLKPYVVDTSALIYEYIKDGKEVLLEGAQGTLLDIDHGTYPYVTSSNPAAGGACTGLGIGPTLIDEVIGVAKAYTTRVGRGPFPTEIEGEVGDYIRDRGYEFGTTTGRPRRVGWLDLVVLRYAVRVNGLTSIALTKLDTLDGLEGIDVCTAYRIDGRSVYDFPSDLDALNRAKPEYHVMKGWDADISGARKFSDLPEEAREYIEFIEDNVGVSVNIISVGPERHQTIVR
- a CDS encoding prolipoprotein diacylglyceryl transferase translates to MYLNLNPIAFSVGPIQVRWYGIFMALSILLGMIYFFREGKKRGVDEDDLYNIVLLVVIFGVIGARLMFVLANYPGWFINDPIQVLKIYEGGLAWHGGLLGGFLAGWWYTRRKNLNLFMLADLVVPGLSIGNILVRIGNIFNGEVLGRMTAFSFGRWPAQLVGSAIGLILLIRYFYVQEKDPPNGYQFWSFLFYYQLLRGIFEETVRENPLFIVKYINETWGFGFLTLTQWVTVPLLILFYYFMVRCKKGYYD
- a CDS encoding M1 family metallopeptidase, whose protein sequence is MKKYINYILVAVLLLMVVGVYVYLAAENDTTYIIDAQLDGQVMALTGRETVNYINKEDVPLKEIYFHVYPNAFRDETTAPFPAEEMGQAYPDGFSPGYMDILSVRVGDEDVRFSVEDTVMKVTLPHELYPGRKIDIRINFVVKLPPSDGRFGYGRYTVRLANWYPIVSVYDSDGWNLDPYYAIGDPFYSDVSDYTVRFVAPAGYTIASTGTARYEQSQGSGLWIIKASDVRDMAIVLSDKFKVKSGEYKGTRVNSYYLGDDDIGERSLRYAVDAIKYFSETFGRYPYREYDVVAADFYIGGMEYPQLVVIDRMLYNKRNIFTLEEVIAHETAHQWWYGVVGNDEVDEPWLDEALTEFSTVMYFENYYGNEVAERFWRAYDTIVKKYDNSHRSVTDSIEKFKDESEYGAIVYEKGAIGLKNIRDQLGEKVFVKGLKEYYRKYKFKNATTQDLIESLNRASGKDISSYFKEEVGILYDLNLFEPDVLAIKGI
- a CDS encoding ATP-binding protein, coding for MNSPLNKILTEYQKKRDTAFKDYLLRREQVYKKIPRIREIDEEISSIGIEKINEAFRLPEKCDLILDELKKRLESLKKEKYTIMKTHGLPQDYLTVQYECKDCQDTGYVNGTMCHCLKQALIENLYDLSHLRNILQYENFENFDLSLYSDLPFGDYPKSPRKNMENIYLDCIRFVNNFSNVKESLFFYGNSGLGKTFLSHCIAKDLIERGYTVIYQTVPNLVEMLRKAAFGEASEEAELINGCDLLIMDDLGTEPATAYSEQVIFNIINSRLLSEKKMLISTNFNLEEVVNTYPERICSRIFGNFRLYAFYGEDIRLKKVKVI
- a CDS encoding DnaD domain protein, which produces MLEFCFDDSGIGSTPISNSFITRYLADSPGDYIKVYILGLYLLYQGIKTDPSDMAKMLNMDTESLKMALDYWASQGLIQYKSNGGNISSIIYVSPESINYTPKDENVYAESELEAMFSYIENQLGRPLSPREMETFLEWLDKYHFSMEVLVLLVEYCLQKKKVNINYMARVAQGWFDAGIRNGFDVEKHLKNEEKRWNIYKKVYQTLGLNSEEIAEAHKNMINRWLDELNVSDDDILEACNICIMNINKPNFNYINKVLTNKNQNISSKPKKTTGYVAPKHYFNSYNQRSYDIKELEKRLLERSSSGE
- a CDS encoding M23 family metallopeptidase — protein: MGTWDKVMSKMLKDKRLPPIILALFAFLMFLGYFSGFAYAVVVDGETIGYVKQETQAEKAIAEAKKYIKSKYGLEVSTSNEVEFKRARPKADEILGQEELKRAFLKSLDFKVAAAVIYVDGKKIAVVESRSAAEKLLDDIKSQLSGGAGNAYFKEKVEIKDADVNVGEISSESAAASMLLKSDQMTTYIVKQGDTLWDIASANNTTVDRLMALNPDVKEKAMQPGDTIILDKPKPAVTVVTKEVAEYEMPIPFDVENVEDNSLPIRVTRVKQQGVEGKKQVKAEIVKENGVEVARNILEEKIISQPVKKIVRVGTNRTLASGVFSYPVAGVLTSRFGQRWGREHTGVDLAVPIGTKVKASDGGKVIFTGRSGGYGLLVKIDHGNGYVTYYGHLSKILVKDGDRVAKGDVIALSGNTGNTTGPHLHFEVRKNGVPQNPLTYLNK
- the yycF gene encoding response regulator YycF; translation: MESKILVVDDEKPIVDILKYNLEKDGYKVLIAYDGEEAIRIATSEEPDLILLDIMLPKIDGFSVCKTLRQKLNTPILMVTAKEEEVDKVLGLELGADDYIVKPFSMRELAARIKANLRRVQMSEDADGKSITYGDLVIDLDKYVVRKKGKQIDLTSREFELLKFLAINKGQVFSRDTLLEKVWGYEYYGDMRTVDVTIRRLREKIEEDPGSPRYICTKRGVGYYFGEE